A part of Chryseobacterium arthrosphaerae genomic DNA contains:
- a CDS encoding lantibiotic dehydratase family protein produces the protein MSRFPYQFFDQYIFRSPLFTLQDFLEKADHDRISENELKTIFSDPVYMEAVYLASPYLHDEIEAWKSGKKLSSGKQEKLIQTLLKYHNRISTRCTPFGLFAGVGLGHFTDQEKNNSDRSCIRDTKLDMQFLVGLSQDLVHIPYIKNRILFFPNNSIYRVGRRIRYVEYEYSEGKRQYIISSALRSKELDDVLETAITGKTIDQIIQILVTDEITYEEAAEFIDELIESQILVSELEPNVSGEDFFNSMIRVLKRIGAEGEAGTMISIRQKLEELDQNIGNSVELYKEIEVLIKTFNTDYLQKHLFQTDMYFQNEHTLPKYWKKELKKGIAFLNKITPFNTQSVFERFKKAFSEKFESEEVSLSYAMDTEIGIGYRQNNPGKGLHPYLEDLDISQPATQQNIDIHLNPVQLILNKKVQESLLKGENIIQLSDGDFKDFNEDWENLPETFSVMAELVASGNQEKLYLYGGGSSAANLSARFCSEKSEVKNFTKSVTDKEKELDPNVLLAEIVHLPEARIGNVIRRPLLRDYEIPYLAFSSLPVENQITVDDLYISLRGNKIVLRSKKLDREVKPYLTNAHNYSLDSLPVYHFLSDLSSQGKRPGVGFHWGDLKKMYSFLPRVEYKNIILSKAQWEIRKEDTEVLLQHMDNNNRFLSAMKDWCEIKKIPQWVQWAYGDNTLVLNLGNYDLAKLLVDTVQVKESIVIEEFLYNQDEDFMHQFVFSLYKDQ, from the coding sequence ATGTCCCGATTTCCCTATCAGTTTTTTGATCAGTATATCTTTCGTTCACCATTGTTTACGCTTCAGGATTTCCTGGAAAAGGCTGATCATGATCGTATTTCAGAAAACGAGCTGAAAACAATCTTTTCCGATCCTGTTTATATGGAAGCCGTTTATCTGGCCTCTCCTTACTTACATGATGAGATTGAAGCATGGAAATCAGGAAAAAAATTAAGTTCCGGGAAACAGGAAAAATTAATACAGACTCTTTTAAAATACCATAACCGGATCAGCACCCGATGTACACCGTTTGGTTTGTTTGCGGGAGTAGGATTAGGCCATTTTACAGATCAGGAAAAAAATAATTCTGATCGTAGCTGCATAAGAGATACCAAATTAGATATGCAGTTTTTAGTGGGCTTATCCCAGGATCTGGTCCACATTCCGTATATAAAAAACAGGATTCTTTTCTTTCCCAATAACAGTATTTATAGAGTAGGACGCCGTATACGCTATGTAGAGTATGAATATTCTGAAGGAAAAAGGCAGTATATTATTTCATCCGCTCTCCGTTCAAAAGAACTGGATGATGTGCTGGAAACTGCCATAACAGGCAAGACTATAGATCAGATCATTCAAATCCTGGTCACTGATGAAATTACGTATGAAGAGGCAGCAGAATTTATTGATGAGCTTATTGAGAGCCAGATTTTGGTCAGCGAACTGGAACCCAACGTTTCCGGTGAGGACTTTTTTAACAGCATGATCAGGGTATTAAAAAGAATCGGGGCAGAAGGAGAAGCAGGTACCATGATTTCTATTCGACAAAAACTTGAGGAGCTTGATCAGAATATTGGAAATTCAGTGGAACTCTATAAAGAGATTGAAGTGCTGATTAAAACTTTTAACACCGATTATCTTCAAAAACATCTTTTCCAGACGGATATGTATTTTCAGAACGAGCACACATTACCGAAGTATTGGAAGAAAGAATTAAAAAAAGGTATTGCCTTTCTGAATAAGATAACCCCATTCAATACACAAAGCGTTTTTGAAAGATTTAAAAAAGCCTTTAGCGAGAAGTTTGAATCAGAGGAAGTATCACTATCCTATGCGATGGATACGGAAATAGGGATAGGCTACCGGCAGAATAATCCGGGTAAAGGTCTGCATCCTTATTTGGAAGACCTTGATATTTCACAACCGGCCACACAGCAGAATATTGATATTCACTTAAATCCTGTACAGTTAATTTTAAATAAAAAAGTACAGGAGAGCCTGTTGAAAGGTGAAAATATCATTCAGCTTTCTGATGGAGACTTTAAAGATTTTAACGAAGACTGGGAGAATCTTCCGGAAACCTTCTCTGTAATGGCAGAATTGGTTGCTTCCGGAAATCAGGAAAAACTTTATCTCTATGGAGGAGGAAGCAGTGCTGCGAATCTGTCTGCCAGATTTTGTTCAGAAAAATCAGAAGTAAAAAACTTTACGAAGTCGGTCACAGATAAAGAAAAAGAACTTGATCCGAATGTACTTTTAGCAGAAATTGTTCACCTTCCTGAGGCGAGAATCGGAAATGTGATCCGCCGTCCTCTGCTCAGGGATTATGAAATTCCTTATCTGGCTTTTTCATCATTACCTGTAGAAAATCAGATCACAGTAGATGACCTGTATATTTCTTTAAGAGGTAATAAAATAGTGCTGCGTTCCAAAAAACTGGATAGGGAAGTGAAACCTTATCTTACGAATGCCCATAATTATTCACTGGATTCATTACCGGTGTATCATTTCCTTTCAGATTTGTCATCACAGGGAAAACGTCCGGGAGTGGGTTTTCATTGGGGGGATCTTAAAAAAATGTATTCCTTCTTACCCAGAGTGGAATATAAAAACATCATTCTGTCTAAGGCACAATGGGAGATCAGAAAAGAAGATACAGAAGTATTGCTGCAGCATATGGATAATAACAACCGCTTTTTATCAGCAATGAAAGACTGGTGCGAAATAAAAAAAATACCTCAGTGGGTACAGTGGGCATATGGAGATAATACTCTGGTATTGAATCTGGGCAATTATGATCTGGCCAAATTACTTGTCGATACAGTACAGGTAAAAGAATCGATCGTTATTGAAGAATTTCTTTACAATCAGGATGAAGATTTTATGCATCAATTTGTATTTTCATTATATAAAGATCAATAG
- a CDS encoding prolyl oligopeptidase family serine peptidase → MQNRIIIIPILFFSCLLNAQSDNLPPSVPVTDTYFDTKVVDEFRNLENFDDPQVKGWMKSQSEYSEAVLSKIPNRDYHTIQRLKLDKRQGYSVSYLRITGNDKYFYLKKYGNEKVGKLYYKEGINGKEEELYDPVNFTSSLKNNDKDSGHNFIINFISPSWDGNKIAISMSENGKEMSEVIVMDVNTRKVYPHVITNTAPANIAGITWLEDNSGFFYIYYPVIDPLSKQLNKNMQSVLYRIGKDPKELHPVFSRSNNPDLNISEEKYPAILAFNPDDRYYIGILVDAEDYRNTFIIKKEDLLSGKKNWKPLYDKESKVYYFRLTDDEIIFFSGYNSPNYKLCKTNIRNPDFKNPEVLVPEKKDEVFKSHVVTKDGIYYVTVKNGVEAKLYLYRDGKEIPIKLPYTYGNINLQSKGKNFSDLWVMGSGWLNQEQRFRYDLQKNTFTLENMAPAVEYPEFKDIVAEEIVVKSYDGAEVPMSLIYDKNIKRDGSAPVLMRSYGAYGDSFYPFFAISYLLWAKQGGVIAVAHIRGGGEKGTEWHTSGQKENKPNSWKDLIACAEYLVEKKFSVPKKMAIWAASAGGITDGMAVIERPDLFNAVIIESGILNALRNELGGVGQTSIQEFGSVKNANEFKGLLKMDAYQNLKKGIQYPAAFITTGINDPRVTPWQSTKFVAQLLKNTTSDKPILLKIDYEGGHGGDIPVIQRYANLSDIFAFALWQTGHPDYQPKDNTPK, encoded by the coding sequence ATGCAAAATAGAATAATTATTATTCCTATCTTATTTTTTTCTTGTTTATTAAACGCTCAGTCTGATAATTTACCACCATCTGTTCCTGTTACAGATACCTATTTTGACACAAAAGTAGTCGATGAATTCAGGAATCTTGAAAATTTTGATGACCCTCAGGTGAAGGGCTGGATGAAATCCCAATCTGAATATTCAGAAGCTGTTCTGAGCAAAATTCCTAACAGGGATTATCATACAATACAAAGGCTGAAGCTGGATAAAAGACAGGGATACTCAGTCTCATATCTGAGAATAACAGGGAATGACAAATATTTCTATTTAAAAAAGTACGGAAATGAAAAAGTAGGAAAACTGTACTACAAAGAAGGAATTAATGGTAAAGAAGAAGAACTGTATGATCCGGTTAATTTTACTTCATCATTGAAAAACAATGATAAAGATAGCGGTCATAACTTTATTATTAATTTCATAAGCCCTAGCTGGGATGGTAATAAAATTGCCATTTCCATGTCTGAAAACGGAAAAGAAATGTCTGAGGTAATTGTGATGGATGTAAATACCCGAAAAGTATATCCCCACGTAATTACCAATACGGCTCCGGCTAATATCGCCGGAATTACCTGGCTTGAGGATAATTCCGGCTTCTTTTATATTTATTACCCGGTAATAGACCCGCTCTCAAAGCAGCTGAATAAAAACATGCAGTCTGTTCTTTACAGAATAGGGAAGGATCCTAAAGAGCTGCATCCCGTTTTCTCAAGATCCAATAATCCTGATCTGAATATTTCTGAAGAGAAATATCCAGCTATTCTTGCATTCAATCCGGATGATCGGTATTATATAGGAATATTGGTAGATGCTGAAGATTACAGGAATACATTCATTATTAAAAAAGAAGACCTGCTGAGCGGTAAGAAAAACTGGAAGCCGTTGTATGATAAAGAAAGCAAGGTATATTATTTTCGGCTGACAGATGATGAGATCATCTTTTTTTCCGGATACAATTCCCCCAATTACAAATTATGTAAAACCAATATACGCAATCCGGATTTTAAAAACCCTGAAGTCCTGGTGCCGGAAAAGAAAGATGAAGTTTTCAAAAGCCATGTGGTAACAAAAGACGGTATTTACTATGTTACTGTTAAAAACGGTGTTGAAGCGAAACTTTATCTGTACCGGGATGGTAAAGAAATCCCCATTAAACTTCCATACACTTATGGAAATATCAATTTACAGTCAAAAGGAAAAAACTTCTCAGATCTGTGGGTGATGGGATCAGGATGGCTTAATCAGGAACAGCGCTTCCGTTATGATTTACAGAAAAATACATTCACCCTTGAAAATATGGCTCCTGCTGTAGAATATCCTGAATTTAAAGATATCGTAGCAGAAGAAATTGTCGTTAAATCTTATGATGGAGCAGAAGTTCCCATGTCTCTGATCTATGACAAAAATATAAAAAGGGATGGTTCAGCTCCTGTACTCATGCGAAGTTACGGCGCCTATGGAGATTCCTTTTATCCTTTTTTTGCGATCAGTTATTTACTATGGGCAAAACAAGGCGGAGTAATTGCAGTGGCGCACATACGGGGTGGCGGAGAAAAAGGAACCGAATGGCATACCAGCGGACAAAAAGAAAATAAACCTAATTCATGGAAGGATCTTATTGCCTGTGCGGAATACCTGGTAGAGAAAAAGTTTTCAGTACCTAAAAAAATGGCAATATGGGCTGCAAGTGCAGGTGGAATTACCGACGGAATGGCGGTGATTGAAAGACCTGATCTTTTTAATGCCGTGATCATAGAATCAGGTATTTTGAATGCTTTAAGAAACGAACTGGGAGGGGTAGGGCAGACTTCTATCCAGGAATTCGGGTCTGTAAAAAATGCTAATGAATTTAAAGGACTCCTGAAAATGGATGCTTACCAGAATCTGAAAAAAGGAATTCAATATCCAGCTGCGTTCATTACAACAGGGATTAATGATCCCAGAGTAACCCCTTGGCAGTCTACTAAATTTGTAGCTCAACTGTTAAAAAATACTACATCTGATAAACCTATTCTTTTAAAGATAGATTATGAAGGAGGGCATGGAGGAGATATTCCGGTTATTCAGCGTTATGCCAACTTAAGTGATATCTTTGCATTTGCTCTTTGGCAGACAGGCCATCCGGATTATCAACCCAAAGACAATACCCCAAAATAA